In one Halorubrum sp. CBA1229 genomic region, the following are encoded:
- a CDS encoding methionine synthase: MVRNPDANRDQFRPADHPNDAFLLTTVVGSYPKPKWLNRADELVDDPDSKFDAADLEEAHDDACRLITHEHERAGLDTVVDGEMRRNEMVEFFADRIDGYEFNGPVKVWGHNYFDKPSVVEEVAYDEPWLVDEFEFTSNVAERPVKVPITGPYTLGFWAFNEAYPSTEELVYDLADLVNEEVEKLVEAGARYIQIDEPALATTPEDHAIVGEALERIVSGIDEEVRIGLHVCYGDYSRIYPEINDYPIDEFDVELCNGDFEQIPTFTEPEFEPDLALGVVDAHTAEVEPVEEIKENIRQGLRVVPPEKLTISPDCGLKLLPREIAYGKTENMVTAVREVEAEIDSGEIDVENPLDD; this comes from the coding sequence ATGGTCCGAAACCCCGACGCCAACCGCGACCAGTTCCGCCCCGCCGACCACCCGAACGACGCGTTCCTGCTGACGACCGTCGTCGGCTCGTACCCGAAGCCGAAGTGGCTGAACCGCGCGGACGAGCTCGTCGACGACCCGGACTCGAAGTTCGACGCCGCGGACCTCGAGGAGGCCCACGACGACGCCTGTCGCCTCATCACCCACGAGCACGAGCGCGCCGGGCTCGACACGGTCGTCGACGGCGAGATGCGCCGCAACGAGATGGTGGAGTTCTTCGCCGACCGCATCGACGGCTACGAGTTCAACGGCCCCGTGAAGGTGTGGGGCCACAACTACTTCGACAAGCCGTCCGTCGTCGAGGAGGTCGCGTACGACGAGCCGTGGCTCGTCGACGAGTTCGAGTTCACCTCGAACGTCGCCGAGCGCCCGGTGAAGGTCCCCATCACGGGGCCGTACACGCTCGGATTCTGGGCGTTCAACGAGGCGTACCCCTCCACCGAGGAGCTCGTCTACGACCTCGCCGACCTCGTCAACGAGGAGGTCGAGAAGCTGGTCGAGGCGGGGGCGCGTTACATCCAGATCGACGAGCCCGCGCTGGCGACGACGCCGGAGGACCACGCCATCGTCGGCGAGGCGCTCGAACGCATCGTCTCGGGCATCGACGAGGAGGTCCGCATCGGGCTCCACGTCTGTTACGGCGACTACTCGCGGATCTACCCCGAGATCAACGACTACCCGATCGACGAGTTCGACGTCGAGCTGTGTAACGGCGACTTCGAGCAGATCCCGACGTTCACCGAGCCCGAGTTCGAACCCGACCTCGCGCTCGGCGTCGTCGACGCGCACACGGCCGAGGTCGAGCCCGTCGAGGAGATCAAAGAGAACATCCGGCAGGGCCTCCGCGTCGTCCCGCCGGAGAAACTCACGATCTCGCCCGACTGCGGGCTGAAGCTCCTGCCCCGCGAGATCGCGTACGGCAAGACGGAGAACATGGTGACCGCCGTCCGCGAGGTCGAAGCCGAGATCGATTCCGGCGAGATCGACGTCGAGAACCCGCTCGACGACTGA
- a CDS encoding ribbon-helix-helix protein, CopG family — protein sequence MRTSVNVPADLRDEFDRVWREEGIDNRSRAVREAMREYVESHARLESMTGEVVALVGFDYRHHDVIRELHGVQHAYQDVILNTSHTHQGEWCLESLFCRGEAARVRDLSYRLRDFDAVNRVKAMVIRDREE from the coding sequence ATGCGAACGAGCGTCAACGTGCCGGCCGACCTCCGCGACGAGTTCGATCGCGTCTGGCGAGAGGAGGGGATCGACAACCGGTCGCGGGCGGTCCGGGAGGCGATGCGGGAGTACGTCGAGTCGCACGCGCGGCTCGAATCGATGACCGGCGAGGTGGTCGCGCTCGTCGGCTTCGACTACCGTCACCACGACGTGATCCGAGAGCTCCACGGCGTCCAGCACGCGTATCAGGACGTGATCCTCAACACCAGCCACACCCACCAGGGAGAGTGGTGCCTCGAATCGCTGTTCTGCCGCGGTGAGGCGGCTCGCGTCCGCGATTTGAGCTACCGGCTCCGCGACTTCGACGCCGTCAACCGGGTGAAGGCGATGGTCATCCGCGACCGGGAGGAGTGA
- a CDS encoding helix-turn-helix domain-containing protein gives MSDAREELSRRIAGEITLSDDPGATLRKWRTDFDVSQTELADQLDVSSSVISDYESGRRESPGIGVVRRIVDGLLDIDERRGGGRLRQYARVLSAGFESDIVHDLREYSTAVPVEEFYEAMDATEIARGDQDHVNGHTVINSIEAITRLSSEEFYRLYGQSTNRALVFTGVTRGESPLVALRVVSPTPNAVVLHGIEAEDLWEHAADLARVDQFSLATSTRDLDDCLADLQAL, from the coding sequence ATGAGCGACGCACGCGAGGAGCTCTCTCGCCGGATCGCCGGCGAGATAACGCTCAGCGACGACCCCGGGGCGACGCTCCGGAAGTGGCGGACCGACTTCGACGTCTCCCAGACCGAGCTCGCAGACCAGCTCGACGTCTCCTCGTCGGTGATCTCCGACTACGAGAGCGGGCGGCGCGAGAGCCCGGGGATCGGCGTCGTGCGCCGAATCGTCGACGGGCTCTTAGACATCGACGAGCGGCGCGGCGGCGGGCGGCTCCGCCAGTACGCCCGCGTGCTCTCGGCGGGGTTCGAGAGCGACATCGTCCACGACCTCCGCGAGTACTCCACCGCGGTGCCGGTCGAGGAGTTCTACGAGGCGATGGACGCGACGGAGATCGCCCGCGGCGACCAGGACCACGTCAACGGCCACACCGTCATCAACTCCATCGAGGCGATCACGCGGCTCTCCAGCGAGGAGTTCTACCGGCTGTACGGCCAGTCGACGAACCGCGCGCTCGTGTTCACCGGGGTGACCCGCGGCGAGTCGCCGTTGGTCGCGCTCCGGGTGGTGAGCCCGACGCCGAACGCGGTCGTCCTCCACGGGATCGAGGCCGAGGACCTCTGGGAGCACGCCGCCGACCTCGCGCGCGTCGACCAGTTCTCGCTGGCGACGTCGACGCGCGACCTCGACGACTGCCTGGCCGACCTACAGGCGCTGTGA
- a CDS encoding DUF1684 domain-containing protein — MTDEYAERLRANRREKDEFFAEHPQSPIPPEHRDGFDGLDYFPPDADYRVEATVTVHDDPEPVEMETTASNPVRYLRVVTFAFEVDGEEHRLAGYRQEGEDGEIFVPFRDKTTGQQTYHQGRYMELEPEGELADGDVVVLDLNLAYNPFCAYSETFACPLPPEENWLEIVVPAGERAPDLE, encoded by the coding sequence ATGACCGACGAGTACGCCGAGCGGCTCCGCGCCAACCGCCGCGAGAAGGACGAGTTCTTCGCCGAGCACCCGCAGTCGCCGATCCCGCCCGAGCACCGCGACGGGTTCGACGGCCTCGACTACTTCCCGCCCGACGCCGACTACCGCGTCGAGGCGACCGTGACGGTCCACGACGACCCCGAGCCCGTCGAGATGGAGACGACCGCGAGCAACCCGGTCCGCTACCTCCGGGTCGTCACCTTCGCGTTCGAGGTCGACGGCGAGGAGCACAGACTCGCCGGCTACCGGCAAGAGGGCGAGGACGGCGAGATCTTCGTCCCCTTCCGCGACAAGACGACCGGTCAGCAGACGTACCACCAGGGCCGGTACATGGAGCTGGAGCCGGAGGGTGAGCTCGCCGACGGCGACGTCGTCGTCCTCGATCTCAACCTCGCGTACAACCCGTTCTGCGCGTACAGCGAGACGTTCGCCTGCCCGCTCCCGCCCGAGGAGAACTGGCTGGAGATCGTCGTTCCGGCCGGCGAGCGCGCGCCGGACCTCGAGTAG
- a CDS encoding ABC transporter substrate-binding protein yields the protein MTVVSLFPSATELAAALGATPAAVSHQCDHPPAVEDRPTLTGLVPDLGADPAALDRVAAHDDTYYLDGDRLAAADPDVILTQGVCAVCALDAGLARRAVERLDLDAAVLDVHADDLDDVLANVERVGEAVGRPAVAAALRDDLDARIDAVAEAVPPGDTANSADASPSADAVPAADSRPRVAVLDWTDPLRHAGLWVPDLIRIAGGGPGLVAAGERSRTIDPDELRAFDPEVVVVGPCSADVDEAERAAVDLLTRESLDDVAAVRDGRVYAMDGTAYLNRHSHRVVDTLEALAGVVHPDRFESADEKVRRVDPEAATEPAGIPDGA from the coding sequence ATGACCGTCGTCTCCCTGTTCCCCTCCGCGACCGAGCTGGCGGCCGCGCTCGGCGCGACGCCCGCCGCGGTCTCGCATCAGTGCGACCACCCGCCCGCGGTCGAGGACCGGCCGACGCTCACCGGGCTCGTCCCCGACCTCGGCGCCGACCCCGCGGCGCTCGACCGGGTCGCCGCCCACGACGACACCTACTACCTCGACGGCGACCGGCTCGCCGCGGCCGATCCCGACGTGATCCTCACGCAGGGCGTCTGCGCCGTCTGCGCGCTCGACGCGGGGCTCGCGCGCCGGGCGGTCGAGCGGCTCGACCTCGACGCAGCGGTGCTCGACGTCCACGCCGACGACCTCGACGACGTCCTCGCGAACGTCGAGCGCGTCGGCGAAGCGGTCGGCCGTCCGGCGGTCGCGGCCGCGCTCCGCGACGACCTCGACGCCCGGATCGACGCCGTCGCCGAGGCGGTCCCCCCGGGCGACACGGCAAACTCGGCCGACGCCAGCCCGTCGGCCGACGCTGTCCCCGCGGCCGACTCCCGACCCCGCGTCGCCGTCCTCGACTGGACCGACCCGCTCCGCCACGCCGGGCTCTGGGTCCCCGACCTGATACGGATCGCCGGCGGGGGGCCCGGGCTCGTCGCAGCCGGCGAGCGCTCGCGAACGATCGATCCCGACGAACTGCGCGCCTTCGATCCGGAAGTGGTCGTCGTCGGTCCCTGTAGCGCCGACGTCGACGAGGCCGAGCGCGCGGCCGTCGACCTGCTGACCCGCGAGTCACTCGACGACGTGGCCGCGGTGCGCGACGGCCGCGTGTACGCGATGGACGGCACCGCTTACCTGAACCGCCACAGCCACCGCGTCGTCGACACGCTGGAGGCGCTGGCGGGCGTCGTCCACCCCGATCGGTTCGAGAGCGCCGACGAGAAGGTGCGGCGCGTCGACCCGGAAGCGGCGACCGAGCCGGCCGGAATCCCCGACGGCGCGTGA
- a CDS encoding helix-turn-helix domain-containing protein — protein MVRDPSREEDPPSVDDVLDALADDAARRIVAALTEPKTASDLSEECDIPLSTTYRKLEKLTDASLLRESTDIRRDGQHTTRYAVSFDSVTVSIDDPRDDGDGPRDLTVEFSRPDRTRDERLADLWSELREET, from the coding sequence ATGGTGCGGGACCCGTCGCGCGAGGAGGATCCGCCGTCGGTCGACGACGTGCTGGACGCGCTGGCCGACGACGCCGCGCGCCGGATCGTGGCGGCGCTCACCGAGCCGAAGACGGCGAGCGACCTCTCCGAGGAGTGCGACATCCCCCTGTCGACGACGTATCGGAAACTGGAGAAGCTCACCGACGCCTCCCTGCTTCGGGAGTCGACGGACATCCGCCGTGACGGCCAGCACACGACGCGCTACGCCGTCTCCTTCGACTCCGTAACGGTCTCGATCGACGACCCGCGAGACGATGGAGACGGCCCCCGCGATCTCACCGTCGAGTTCTCCCGCCCGGATCGCACGCGGGACGAACGCTTGGCCGACCTCTGGTCGGAACTGCGAGAGGAAACATGA
- a CDS encoding 30S ribosomal protein S8e, with protein MKDQGRSTRKRTGGRLKPASNKKRHQLGREPAETTVGETRLQYIDSRGTEKKVRALSTNVAQVADGGDVSEAEIENVVDNPSNVNYARRNIVTKGAIIDTSAGRARVTSRPGQSGHVNAVLVE; from the coding sequence ATGAAAGACCAGGGACGCTCCACGCGTAAGCGGACGGGCGGCCGACTCAAGCCCGCCTCGAACAAGAAGCGCCACCAGCTCGGCCGCGAGCCCGCCGAGACCACCGTCGGCGAGACGCGACTCCAGTACATCGACTCCCGCGGCACGGAGAAGAAAGTCCGCGCGCTCTCGACGAACGTCGCGCAGGTCGCCGACGGCGGCGACGTGAGCGAGGCCGAGATCGAGAACGTCGTCGACAACCCCTCGAACGTCAACTACGCCCGCCGGAACATCGTCACCAAGGGCGCCATCATCGACACGTCCGCCGGCCGCGCCCGCGTCACCTCGCGCCCCGGCCAGTCCGGGCACGTCAACGCGGTCCTCGTCGAGTAA
- a CDS encoding SHOCT domain-containing protein, translating into MTHHTNGVGRTIRRIATRAVPSLIAATGTVAAHGGGSYGSGSYGGGMIGGWSLFGGFMGLWGLLWMGLLIAVPLYLVYVLLDRNSGRNGA; encoded by the coding sequence ATGACACACCACACCAACGGCGTCGGACGGACGATTCGTCGCATCGCGACGCGCGCGGTGCCGTCGCTGATCGCAGCGACGGGCACCGTGGCCGCTCACGGCGGCGGGAGTTACGGCAGCGGGAGCTACGGCGGCGGCATGATTGGCGGGTGGAGCCTCTTCGGCGGTTTCATGGGACTCTGGGGCCTCCTCTGGATGGGACTGCTGATCGCCGTCCCGCTCTATCTCGTCTACGTGCTCCTCGACCGGAATTCCGGGCGAAACGGCGCCTGA
- a CDS encoding universal stress protein: MTIVVPFDGSGLAEAALVRATEFGSVFDEDVLAVSVIPNGNRDYARERDWIEQDEEFDLESVVSTLHKQVTDLCPSADFRHKVVDRYAPSGTISKRLRKVVRDENASMVFLGSENAGHLVTAVSSVAGTVAAEDSYDVVIVRDRSPAKIAKLRDASTHNNPKSDFYLPN, encoded by the coding sequence ATGACAATTGTCGTTCCATTCGATGGATCTGGACTGGCTGAAGCAGCGCTCGTCCGTGCCACCGAGTTCGGGAGCGTATTCGACGAAGACGTGCTGGCTGTGAGTGTCATCCCGAATGGGAATAGGGACTACGCCAGGGAACGCGACTGGATCGAACAGGACGAGGAGTTCGATCTGGAATCCGTCGTTTCGACCTTACATAAACAGGTAACTGATCTGTGTCCGAGCGCTGATTTCCGTCACAAGGTCGTCGATCGGTACGCTCCCTCCGGCACCATCTCGAAACGTCTGCGGAAGGTGGTGCGCGACGAAAACGCATCAATGGTGTTCCTCGGGAGCGAAAACGCCGGTCATCTCGTCACCGCAGTGAGCAGCGTCGCGGGAACCGTCGCAGCAGAGGACTCCTACGACGTTGTCATCGTCCGCGACCGAAGCCCAGCGAAGATCGCCAAACTCAGGGATGCCTCCACGCACAACAACCCAAAATCGGACTTTTATCTCCCCAACTGA
- a CDS encoding NAD-binding protein: protein MDSWKRRVVGYFGFVLFVLIFTAVTYRYGMRVYEGDPRTMIEALRFSVEMFTTTGFGGDSPWESQQLNAFIAVMDLVGMVLLIGALPVVVTPLLEQAFSTTAPTSLDDDLSGHVVVCSDTSRSAALIAEFDSHGIPYVIVEPDDDRAVRLHEAGRTVIRADPESTEGLAAANLASARALVTDVSDQVDASIVLAAKELAPEVRVVSVLEDPERERYHRLAGADEVLSPRSLLGESLAAKVTTALQTDLGEAVAIGDSLRLAEVSVPHGSPLAGSTLADSGIRERAGVNVIGAWFNGEFDAAPPPDATLSAGTVLLVSGRSDQLERLVDLTNSATRRFGAGETVVIGYGQVGQSVAETVADADLPVTVVDRDDAEGVDVVGDATEPETLRAAGVESARTVVLALPDDTTTEFTTLVIRDLAPNTQVLARVEEAASVRKMHRAGADYVLSLATVTGRLSASTVIEDRDVLSLDQQIEVVRNRVPRLAGRTVGEANVRETTGCTVIAIERDDETVTDIGPDTRIDRDDELVVVGTDEGIREFERRFA from the coding sequence ATGGACTCGTGGAAGCGCCGCGTCGTCGGATACTTCGGATTCGTCCTCTTCGTGCTGATCTTCACCGCGGTCACCTACCGTTACGGGATGCGCGTGTACGAGGGCGACCCGCGCACGATGATCGAGGCGCTGCGCTTCTCGGTCGAGATGTTCACCACCACCGGGTTCGGCGGGGACTCCCCGTGGGAGAGCCAGCAGCTGAACGCGTTCATCGCCGTGATGGACCTCGTCGGCATGGTGCTGTTGATCGGCGCGCTGCCGGTCGTGGTGACGCCGCTGCTGGAGCAGGCGTTCTCGACGACCGCGCCCACCTCGCTGGACGACGACCTGTCCGGTCACGTCGTCGTCTGCTCCGACACCTCGCGGTCGGCGGCGCTCATCGCGGAGTTCGACTCCCACGGGATCCCCTACGTGATCGTCGAGCCCGACGACGACAGAGCCGTGCGGCTCCACGAGGCGGGGCGGACCGTGATCCGCGCCGACCCGGAGTCGACCGAGGGGCTGGCGGCCGCGAACCTCGCCAGCGCGCGCGCGCTGGTGACGGACGTCTCCGACCAGGTCGACGCGAGCATCGTGCTCGCCGCGAAGGAGCTCGCGCCCGAGGTTCGCGTCGTCAGCGTCCTCGAGGACCCGGAGCGCGAGCGGTACCACCGGCTCGCCGGGGCGGACGAGGTGCTCTCGCCGCGGTCGCTGCTCGGCGAGAGCCTCGCCGCGAAGGTGACGACCGCGCTCCAGACCGACCTCGGCGAGGCGGTCGCCATCGGCGACTCGCTGCGGCTGGCGGAGGTGTCGGTCCCGCACGGGAGCCCGCTCGCGGGGTCGACGCTGGCCGACAGCGGGATCCGCGAGCGGGCCGGCGTCAACGTGATCGGGGCGTGGTTCAACGGCGAGTTCGACGCGGCGCCCCCGCCTGACGCGACGCTGTCGGCCGGGACGGTCCTGCTCGTCTCCGGGCGGTCCGACCAGCTCGAGCGGCTCGTCGACCTGACGAACTCCGCCACGCGGCGGTTCGGCGCGGGCGAGACCGTCGTCATCGGCTACGGGCAGGTCGGGCAGAGCGTCGCCGAGACGGTGGCGGACGCCGATCTGCCCGTGACGGTCGTCGACCGGGACGACGCCGAGGGCGTCGACGTGGTCGGCGACGCGACCGAGCCGGAGACGCTGCGCGCCGCGGGCGTCGAGTCGGCGCGAACGGTCGTGCTCGCGCTGCCGGACGACACCACGACTGAGTTCACGACGCTCGTGATCCGCGATCTGGCGCCGAACACGCAGGTGCTCGCCCGCGTCGAGGAGGCCGCGAGCGTCCGAAAGATGCACCGCGCGGGCGCCGACTACGTCCTCTCGCTCGCGACGGTCACCGGGCGGCTGTCGGCCTCAACCGTCATCGAGGACCGCGACGTGCTCTCGCTGGATCAGCAGATCGAGGTCGTCAGGAACCGCGTGCCGCGGCTCGCCGGGCGGACGGTCGGCGAGGCGAACGTGCGCGAGACGACCGGCTGCACCGTCATCGCAATCGAGCGCGACGACGAGACGGTGACCGATATCGGTCCCGACACGCGGATCGACAGGGACGACGAGCTCGTCGTCGTCGGCACGGACGAGGGGATCCGGGAGTTCGAGCGCCGGTTCGCGTGA
- a CDS encoding NADH:flavin oxidoreductase/NADH oxidase produces MTDSLFEPLTLRDTELRNRVMLSPMCQYSANDGFANDWHRIHLGSRAVGGAGVVMTEATAVEERGRITPGCLGIWSDEHAEAIGPIVDFVRSQGATPGIQLAHAGRKASHRPPAEGGDPIPADDPAGWETISATDAPYPDGDAAEGDEPAATRRMDGDDVDAVIESFADAAARSLDIGFEVAEVHAAHGYLLHQFLSPVANDREDEYGGSFEDRTRLLREVVTAVRDVWPDDKPVFVRISATDWLPDRDSWDVDDSVRLAPLLAEAGADLIDVSGGGIHPDQRLPGTGPGYQVPYAEAIREGTDVPVAAVGGITEPTHADALVRNGRADLVALGRELLRHPYWPLEAAHELGAEVEWPVQYRRGRFD; encoded by the coding sequence ATGACGGATTCGCTCTTCGAGCCGCTGACGCTGCGCGACACCGAGCTCCGGAACCGCGTAATGTTGTCGCCCATGTGCCAGTACTCCGCGAACGACGGGTTCGCGAACGACTGGCACCGGATCCACCTCGGCTCGCGCGCGGTCGGCGGCGCCGGCGTCGTGATGACCGAGGCGACCGCGGTCGAGGAGCGCGGTCGAATCACCCCGGGCTGTCTCGGGATCTGGTCCGACGAGCACGCCGAGGCGATCGGGCCGATCGTCGACTTCGTCCGGTCGCAGGGCGCGACGCCCGGGATCCAGCTGGCGCACGCCGGCCGCAAGGCCTCCCACCGGCCGCCGGCCGAGGGCGGCGACCCGATTCCCGCGGACGACCCGGCCGGCTGGGAGACGATATCGGCGACCGACGCACCGTACCCCGACGGCGACGCCGCCGAGGGCGACGAGCCCGCGGCGACCCGCCGGATGGACGGCGACGACGTCGACGCCGTGATCGAGTCGTTCGCCGACGCCGCGGCGCGCTCGCTCGACATCGGCTTCGAGGTCGCCGAGGTCCACGCTGCGCACGGCTACCTCCTCCACCAGTTCCTGTCGCCGGTCGCCAACGACCGCGAGGACGAGTACGGCGGGAGCTTCGAGGACCGGACGCGGCTCCTCCGCGAGGTCGTCACGGCCGTCCGCGACGTCTGGCCCGACGACAAGCCCGTCTTCGTCCGGATCTCCGCGACGGACTGGCTGCCCGACCGCGACTCGTGGGACGTCGACGACTCCGTGCGGCTGGCCCCCCTGCTCGCCGAGGCCGGCGCCGACCTGATCGACGTCTCCGGCGGCGGGATTCACCCCGACCAGCGGCTGCCGGGCACCGGCCCCGGCTATCAGGTGCCGTACGCCGAGGCGATCCGCGAGGGGACCGACGTGCCGGTCGCCGCGGTCGGCGGGATCACGGAGCCGACCCACGCCGACGCGCTGGTCCGGAACGGCCGGGCCGACCTCGTCGCGCTCGGCCGCGAGCTGCTCCGCCACCCGTACTGGCCGCTGGAGGCCGCCCACGAGCTCGGCGCAGAGGTCGAGTGGCCGGTGCAGTACCGTCGCGGCCGGTTCGACTGA
- a CDS encoding 5-methyltetrahydropteroyltriglutamate--homocysteine methyltransferase, which translates to MTERVAATPGLYPLPDWAKETLSDLKGHQKGDLLSGDESEAIVEQYDEVRAEYVDDQLDAGLDRVVEGQGRWDDMIAHPLTVHDSVETGGIVRYYDNNNFYRDPRVVADLDFSGDVARELESAVDLIDGEAPLAATLPGPYSLADLASDEHYGDEAAFQAAIAEFLAGEVEAFPAHETLFLLEPSLVTNPPAEGAESTATDAIATVADATDADVVVQTSYGALGEKLYAHLVDEAGADALGLDLVAGDRDDTVYNVQEFGATDSLALGLVDGQNTLVEEPETLAERVEWFESQVPAEGFDRTYLTPNTELFYLPANKYRAKLNALAAATEVLD; encoded by the coding sequence ATGACTGAACGAGTCGCGGCCACGCCGGGGCTGTACCCGCTCCCGGACTGGGCGAAAGAGACGCTCTCGGACCTCAAGGGTCACCAGAAGGGCGACCTGCTGAGCGGCGACGAGAGCGAGGCGATCGTCGAGCAGTACGACGAGGTCCGCGCGGAGTACGTCGACGACCAGCTGGACGCCGGCCTCGACCGCGTGGTCGAGGGGCAGGGTCGCTGGGACGACATGATCGCGCATCCGCTGACGGTGCACGACAGCGTCGAGACCGGCGGGATCGTCCGGTACTACGACAACAACAACTTCTACCGCGACCCGCGGGTCGTCGCCGACCTCGACTTCTCCGGCGACGTGGCGCGCGAGCTGGAGTCCGCGGTCGACCTGATCGACGGCGAGGCCCCCCTCGCCGCGACGCTGCCGGGCCCGTACTCGCTCGCCGACCTCGCGAGCGACGAGCACTACGGCGACGAGGCGGCGTTCCAGGCCGCGATCGCCGAGTTCCTCGCCGGCGAGGTCGAGGCGTTCCCCGCCCACGAGACGCTGTTCCTCCTCGAGCCGTCGCTGGTGACGAACCCGCCCGCCGAGGGCGCGGAGTCGACCGCGACGGACGCCATCGCGACGGTCGCCGACGCGACCGACGCCGACGTGGTCGTGCAAACCTCGTACGGCGCGCTCGGCGAGAAGCTGTACGCGCACCTTGTGGACGAGGCGGGCGCGGACGCGCTCGGGCTCGACCTCGTCGCCGGCGACCGCGACGACACCGTCTACAACGTGCAGGAGTTCGGCGCCACCGACTCGCTCGCGCTCGGCCTCGTCGACGGCCAGAACACGCTTGTCGAGGAGCCGGAGACGCTCGCCGAGCGGGTCGAGTGGTTCGAGTCGCAGGTCCCCGCCGAGGGGTTCGACCGGACGTACCTGACCCCGAACACCGAGCTGTTCTACCTGCCCGCCAATAAGTACCGCGCGAAGCTGAACGCGCTGGCCGCCGCCACGGAGGTGCTCGACTAA
- a CDS encoding MarR family transcriptional regulator, which translates to MNRRRADAVVGVLLGFVLLAGGVLTWRAYRQRRAFEQSMGSVMDSSMGTMHGPDPLWYAVGTLLIAGVIGGVYLLTRDELTRSGEAGPVGHRESDQSSVAAPTSIEDGGSQATPPSPESDSQAASLNPEADPQARVLDLLPDDERRVLEPVLISPGITQIELRDRSDFSKSKVSQTVSSLEERGLLYRERQGRTYRVYPSDDLRQRQSER; encoded by the coding sequence ATGAACCGACGCCGAGCGGACGCCGTCGTCGGTGTGCTCCTCGGGTTCGTCCTCTTGGCCGGCGGGGTGCTCACCTGGCGGGCCTATCGACAGCGCCGCGCCTTCGAGCAGTCGATGGGGTCGGTGATGGATTCGTCGATGGGGACGATGCACGGGCCGGACCCGCTCTGGTACGCGGTCGGAACGCTGCTGATCGCGGGCGTGATCGGCGGCGTCTATCTCCTGACCCGAGACGAGCTCACCCGATCGGGAGAGGCCGGCCCGGTGGGACACCGAGAGTCGGACCAGAGCTCGGTGGCGGCCCCTACCTCGATAGAAGACGGAGGGTCGCAAGCGACACCCCCCTCCCCCGAATCCGACTCGCAGGCGGCGTCCCTCAATCCCGAGGCCGACCCGCAGGCGCGCGTTCTCGATCTTCTGCCGGACGACGAACGACGCGTCCTCGAACCCGTCCTGATCTCTCCCGGGATCACGCAGATCGAACTCCGAGATCGGTCCGACTTCTCGAAGAGCAAAGTGAGTCAGACCGTGAGTTCGCTCGAGGAGCGCGGACTGTTGTACCGGGAACGGCAAGGACGGACCTATCGCGTGTATCCGAGCGACGACCTCCGGCAGCGACAGTCGGAACGGTAG
- a CDS encoding sugar phosphate isomerase/epimerase, producing the protein MEIGLTVGDDVDRLAASPSRFDFCELGIGEPTLVPGEIGPERLDAALAGRDLVVHLPYGQRLATYVPEVNDAIVAYQRRLLKAAGDLGAEKAVLHATSADRDDVEFREVAAEQLRRVADAGREAGVEVVVENVGHQHAGLQLSVLGEIARETDTPVCFDVGHAYMEGGDKAIARFLRAHGDRVSHLHCHDVRRRGDTHLPVGAGEVDYGAVAAELDGFDGTVALEVFTDDDALLVDSAERVAARLGAEF; encoded by the coding sequence ATGGAGATCGGTCTCACCGTCGGCGACGACGTCGACCGCCTCGCGGCGTCGCCGTCGCGGTTCGACTTCTGCGAGCTCGGGATCGGCGAGCCGACGCTCGTGCCCGGCGAGATCGGCCCGGAGCGGCTCGACGCCGCGCTCGCCGGGCGCGATCTCGTGGTTCACCTCCCGTACGGCCAGCGGCTGGCGACGTACGTCCCCGAGGTCAACGACGCCATCGTCGCCTACCAGCGACGGCTTTTAAAAGCGGCCGGCGACTTGGGCGCCGAGAAGGCGGTGCTCCACGCGACCTCCGCCGACCGCGACGACGTGGAGTTCCGCGAGGTCGCCGCCGAGCAGCTCCGCCGCGTCGCCGACGCCGGCCGCGAGGCGGGCGTCGAGGTCGTCGTCGAGAACGTCGGCCACCAGCACGCGGGGCTCCAGCTTTCCGTCCTCGGCGAGATCGCCCGCGAGACCGACACCCCGGTCTGCTTCGACGTGGGCCACGCCTACATGGAGGGCGGCGACAAAGCGATCGCGCGGTTCCTCCGCGCCCACGGGGACCGCGTCTCGCACCTGCACTGTCACGACGTTCGCCGCCGGGGCGACACCCATCTTCCGGTCGGCGCCGGCGAGGTGGACTACGGGGCCGTCGCGGCCGAGCTCGACGGGTTCGACGGCACCGTCGCGCTGGAGGTGTTCACCGACGACGACGCCCTGCTCGTCGACTCCGCGGAGCGCGTCGCGGCGCGACTGGGCGCAGAGTTTTAG